The Hippea jasoniae genome includes a window with the following:
- a CDS encoding class II aldolase/adducin family protein → MIGEFRRVGNMLFLSHLVDASSGNMSALTKDGIWITKTGRSLFNLRMKDIVKIGFERDIRWNAASSEVEIHVNIYKTIDSAKAIIHAHPTNAIILSLKGYKSFTPIDYEGSLFLKNVDIIDIPFNNWQLAKEEIPQYFKDTNKKVVIAKGHGVFAISDTLFGALQLVSALENSARIFLGVEDGTKDV, encoded by the coding sequence ATGATAGGTGAATTCAGACGCGTAGGCAATATGCTGTTTTTAAGTCATCTTGTTGATGCCTCAAGCGGCAATATGAGTGCATTAACAAAGGATGGTATATGGATAACAAAAACAGGCAGGAGTTTATTTAACTTAAGGATGAAGGATATTGTTAAAATCGGCTTTGAAAGGGATATCAGGTGGAATGCAGCATCCAGCGAGGTAGAGATCCATGTAAATATCTACAAAACCATCGATTCAGCAAAAGCTATAATACACGCACACCCCACAAACGCCATTATTTTATCGCTAAAAGGGTATAAAAGCTTTACCCCGATAGATTACGAAGGCAGTTTGTTTCTTAAAAATGTCGATATCATCGATATTCCCTTTAACAACTGGCAGCTTGCAAAGGAGGAAATCCCTCAATACTTTAAGGATACAAACAAAAAAGTAGTGATCGCAAAGGGGCATGGCGTTTTTGCTATATCCGATACGCTTTTTGGGGCTTTGCAGCTTGTTAGCGCTTTGGAAAACTCAGCAAGAATCTTTCTGGGGGTTGAAGATGGAACAAAAGATGTTTGA
- a CDS encoding UvrD-helicase domain-containing protein produces the protein MNGFKRLLIVEASAGSGKTYSLARRFIDLLTGLSKDKLSSIIAITFTNKAAAEMRERIISILEAIANKNGNVNLNDFALHSAKSPEIEARNILIDILNNYSDFNVSTIDSFMNRILRSLSVMRAIRPDYEVSFDKEELIDLSFSEMLLDKNNHEGLLKLLEEYLTLNPKRYSLNPIFILKSLLLENTNISSADWQLNGFKKYVENRLMLNCNGNYRCIEQALKSRFENMINQIADIINSSGGVFNANKAGIFTRQNSIDYYLSDEKRIEKLKRCAKDVGELYKKNKSLSDEIEDNFKELVKEAFRVIRIFYLLKKMAEIDQTIKFTTKLNKNIELTKKRLNVVFGDEILRIVGDILKSNSYSYNFIQLAEKLRHYLIDEFQDTSSEQFKALKCFIDEIENSTDGSIFVVGDKKQAIYGWRGGDFRLFNKFGNNYKKETLDTNYRSCRNIVEFNNELFSYKNIENFAQLYDFGGVGAIYENVKQKCSKNCEGFVKVVVGSFEKENEDDFYEQQLKDTIDFSISQGESYSNIMVLLRRNSDIKKTIAIIKKHFPEVPVVSEDFLIVTSLVDIKKILALASFAIERDGKETLEVLDINLSDEKLNELKQQVSAFNPYEFFAYLIDFAHQKEIIEFTDNRSYFESFLDAVFEFTQKGMGLYEVLDYFLKKGDVSVSVSENVDAIKVMSIHKAKGLDSNTVIIPYYDWNFTTNDSIYGSFDIADLIGKKKNAYVKIDKKLAIMFDAAGDIYKRHKENVFVEALNLMYVANTRPKGNLFIIGNLPPKKSGKNNDKPLNAIDFIIRSLKMDVKENGAVYKVGQFRGEKLKTEQKEAIKSTFRGNFTNRLNIFSKVDIEGDVEKIKLGDVFHEIMSKIDKTNNIDNLVDEVCMVYNIPDNDKKTLKQWVKNTLEDLSDYFYSVDAVYVEKEFVDSQGNILRPDRIVIKDSVVYVIDYKTGIAMDHHKDQIKSYTALFEKAKGLLYYVKDRRIVDAS, from the coding sequence ATGAATGGTTTTAAAAGACTGCTGATTGTTGAGGCATCTGCTGGAAGCGGCAAAACATACAGCCTTGCAAGGCGATTTATAGATCTATTGACAGGTCTTTCTAAAGATAAGCTTTCAAGTATCATTGCCATAACATTTACCAATAAAGCAGCAGCCGAGATGCGTGAGCGTATTATCTCTATCCTTGAGGCTATCGCAAATAAAAACGGAAATGTTAATTTAAATGATTTTGCCCTACATTCTGCTAAAAGTCCCGAAATTGAAGCAAGAAATATATTAATAGATATTCTTAACAACTATTCAGATTTCAATGTTTCAACTATAGATTCATTTATGAACAGGATCTTAAGAAGCCTCTCTGTTATGCGTGCAATAAGACCCGATTACGAGGTTAGTTTTGATAAAGAAGAACTAATTGATCTATCTTTTTCTGAAATGCTGCTTGATAAAAATAACCATGAAGGGCTTTTGAAGTTGCTTGAGGAATACCTAACTTTAAATCCCAAAAGGTATTCTTTAAACCCCATCTTTATCCTGAAAAGCCTTCTTTTAGAAAATACTAATATTAGCAGTGCAGATTGGCAGCTGAATGGTTTTAAAAAATATGTCGAAAATAGATTGATGCTTAATTGCAACGGCAACTATAGATGCATTGAACAAGCCTTAAAAAGCCGTTTTGAAAATATGATTAACCAGATAGCAGATATCATCAATAGTAGCGGTGGTGTTTTTAACGCTAATAAAGCGGGAATATTCACCAGACAAAACAGCATCGATTACTATTTAAGTGATGAAAAAAGGATCGAGAAGCTTAAAAGATGCGCAAAAGATGTAGGCGAGCTATACAAAAAAAATAAAAGTTTAAGTGATGAAATTGAAGATAACTTTAAAGAACTTGTTAAAGAAGCCTTCAGGGTGATTAGAATTTTTTATCTATTGAAAAAAATGGCAGAAATTGATCAGACGATCAAATTTACAACAAAGTTGAATAAAAATATTGAGTTAACCAAAAAGAGGTTGAATGTAGTTTTTGGTGATGAGATTTTGAGGATTGTTGGTGATATTTTAAAAAGTAATAGCTACAGCTACAACTTTATCCAGCTTGCAGAAAAACTAAGGCATTATCTCATTGATGAGTTTCAGGATACATCATCTGAGCAGTTTAAGGCTTTGAAGTGTTTTATTGATGAAATAGAAAACTCAACAGATGGCAGTATTTTTGTTGTTGGCGATAAAAAACAGGCAATTTACGGCTGGCGCGGTGGTGATTTTAGACTATTTAACAAGTTTGGAAATAATTACAAAAAAGAGACTCTTGATACAAACTACCGCTCTTGTAGGAATATTGTTGAGTTTAACAATGAACTATTCAGTTATAAAAACATTGAAAACTTTGCTCAGTTATACGATTTTGGTGGTGTTGGTGCAATTTATGAAAATGTTAAACAGAAATGCAGTAAGAATTGTGAGGGTTTTGTAAAAGTTGTTGTAGGGAGCTTTGAGAAAGAAAACGAGGATGATTTTTACGAACAACAGCTGAAAGATACTATTGATTTTAGTATCAGTCAAGGTGAATCCTATTCAAACATAATGGTTCTTTTAAGAAGAAACAGCGACATAAAAAAAACCATTGCCATAATTAAGAAGCATTTTCCTGAGGTTCCCGTTGTTAGTGAGGATTTTTTGATTGTAACATCGCTTGTTGATATAAAAAAAATTCTTGCACTGGCAAGTTTTGCTATTGAAAGGGATGGCAAAGAAACCCTTGAGGTGCTTGATATAAATTTAAGCGACGAAAAGCTAAATGAGCTAAAACAACAGGTTTCAGCGTTCAACCCGTATGAATTTTTTGCATATCTGATCGATTTTGCTCATCAGAAGGAAATAATAGAGTTTACAGATAACCGCTCCTATTTTGAGAGTTTTCTTGATGCTGTTTTTGAGTTCACCCAAAAAGGAATGGGGCTTTATGAGGTGTTGGATTATTTCTTAAAAAAGGGCGATGTTTCTGTTTCTGTTTCAGAAAATGTTGATGCCATAAAGGTTATGAGTATCCACAAAGCAAAAGGGCTTGATAGCAATACGGTTATCATTCCTTATTACGATTGGAACTTTACAACAAATGATAGCATCTACGGCAGCTTTGATATTGCTGATCTGATTGGAAAGAAAAAAAATGCGTATGTAAAGATCGACAAAAAACTTGCAATAATGTTTGATGCTGCAGGCGATATTTACAAAAGACATAAAGAAAATGTTTTTGTTGAAGCGCTAAATCTGATGTATGTGGCAAATACACGCCCAAAAGGCAACCTGTTTATTATAGGCAATCTACCCCCAAAAAAGAGTGGTAAAAATAACGACAAACCCTTAAACGCTATAGATTTTATTATTAGAAGCTTGAAAATGGATGTTAAAGAAAACGGTGCGGTTTATAAAGTAGGGCAGTTTAGGGGTGAAAAACTAAAAACGGAGCAGAAAGAAGCGATTAAATCAACCTTTAGGGGTAATTTTACAAACCGCCTCAATATATTCTCAAAGGTAGATATTGAAGGCGATGTTGAAAAAATAAAATTGGGTGATGTTTTTCACGAGATTATGTCAAAAATTGATAAAACTAATAATATTGATAATCTTGTGGATGAGGTCTGTATGGTTTACAACATCCCAGATAACGATAAAAAAACGCTAAAGCAGTGGGTAAAAAATACGCTTGAGGATTTAAGTGACTATTTTTATAGCGTAGATGCCGTTTATGTGGAAAAGGAGTTTGTTGATAGCCAGGGTAATATTCTAAGACCCGACAGAATTGTTATCAAGGATTCAGTTGTTTATGTAATCGATTATAAAACAGGTATTGCTATGGATCATCATAAAGACCAGATAAAGAGTTATACGGCTTTGTTTGAGAAGGCAAAAGGTTTGCTTTATTATGTCAAAGACAGGAGAATTGTTGATGCAAGCTGA
- a CDS encoding PD-(D/E)XK nuclease family protein, translating to MQAEFYRIDVGCNLAKKASEIIKNELKDNKKVIFVSVNRRFNRFVQKNLNTTEQLSCEFFAIDDFVKKIVMDGNDYILHSPVERHLFFYELLKSVDKIKSHFKGNHVALLKWAKLVSELFDDVELQDKQKEIKKFRSATYYETVKEAHVILEHLPELFEEYENKYKNYIYRGKLYNIASKLHFSDFGFDKNTTFIFANLVVLSESEKNLLKNIANHSKLIVLAHDDLNERDKYFDGFGAIKQLRKQLEGFAEIKDINCNFETPEIEFYEFSNLHTEAAFVADRIKALKNKELGGCAVVLANQDVVFGILGYLGTKPSSVNVTMGYPLKLTAVGEFFRCLFDAAVDYKIRHRSGVSVVILDKLLSNPLANTLFGIEPKKQLIGMPTKTYLKEYGKFQSVFKLLDRLCSVGNTSELYEVLKSIVQKIDMQKLNRYMFQLINIFYNEVVEKLKKLDHPIKDIEFAKELFDEVFGGILIPFEGYPLKGVQIMGMLEGRGLNFDEKFIVDAVEGVLPATEKVDPLMPIDLKEALGLTSYKKKELLAKYFFFREVFSSKKTTILYRNTISNNEKLLPSRFVYQLQFLCNQNSWKCNKKVINPAFSFSGAEEEIKNNLKETLKDFIFSPSAVDTYLNCPYRFYLKYAKKIEVKEDATDEIDPMEIGIIVHELLKDSFGKYVGKEVGKNELEIIKNSAISKVKDIERLNNNAIKERINKLKNLYGGFQLEALKIILKKKLEDLFEEEKKQYSFYLVGVEQTIKATFKGYNIEGTIDRLQKYDNGVYRIIDYKTGNIKKPKVKKLSRVLDDFDFNEYDRQQLLLLHDSIGSVQMPFYGILVKENFNDVKATEAFYIELKNSEKLFNEVKLDGNLDYKQLITYILNHIKNSDEIFPLAGENCLGCPFRHICKFSAV from the coding sequence ATGCAAGCTGAATTCTATCGCATAGATGTTGGCTGCAATTTAGCAAAAAAAGCCTCAGAAATCATAAAAAATGAGCTTAAAGATAATAAAAAGGTTATTTTTGTTTCGGTTAACAGAAGGTTTAATCGGTTTGTTCAGAAAAATTTAAATACAACAGAGCAATTGAGCTGTGAATTTTTTGCCATAGATGATTTTGTTAAAAAGATAGTGATGGATGGTAATGATTATATTCTGCACTCTCCTGTTGAAAGACATCTGTTTTTTTATGAGCTTTTGAAATCTGTTGATAAGATAAAATCGCATTTTAAAGGCAATCATGTAGCGTTGCTGAAATGGGCAAAGCTGGTTTCTGAGTTATTTGATGATGTTGAGCTACAGGATAAACAAAAAGAGATTAAGAAATTCAGAAGTGCTACTTATTATGAAACAGTCAAAGAGGCGCATGTTATTTTAGAACATCTACCAGAGCTGTTTGAAGAGTATGAAAATAAATACAAAAATTACATTTATCGTGGAAAACTCTACAACATAGCCTCAAAACTACATTTTAGCGATTTTGGTTTTGATAAGAATACAACCTTTATATTTGCAAACTTAGTTGTTTTGTCTGAATCGGAAAAAAACCTTTTGAAAAATATTGCAAACCACTCAAAGCTGATTGTGTTAGCCCATGATGATTTAAATGAAAGAGATAAATATTTTGATGGTTTTGGAGCAATAAAGCAGCTTAGGAAGCAATTGGAAGGTTTTGCAGAGATTAAAGATATTAATTGTAATTTTGAAACACCCGAGATAGAGTTTTATGAGTTTTCAAATCTCCATACAGAGGCTGCTTTTGTTGCAGATAGAATTAAAGCGTTAAAAAACAAAGAATTGGGTGGCTGTGCTGTTGTTCTTGCCAATCAGGATGTTGTGTTTGGAATTTTAGGGTATCTTGGAACAAAACCCTCAAGTGTTAATGTGACGATGGGCTATCCGCTTAAACTCACAGCCGTAGGGGAATTTTTTAGATGTTTATTTGATGCTGCAGTGGATTATAAAATTAGACATCGAAGCGGTGTTAGTGTTGTGATTCTGGATAAACTTTTAAGCAACCCGCTTGCCAATACTCTATTTGGTATTGAGCCAAAAAAGCAGTTGATTGGCATGCCAACAAAAACCTATTTAAAAGAATATGGGAAATTTCAATCTGTTTTTAAGCTGCTTGATAGACTTTGTAGTGTGGGCAATACGTCTGAACTTTATGAGGTTCTTAAATCTATCGTGCAAAAAATCGATATGCAAAAGCTTAACCGTTATATGTTTCAGCTTATCAATATCTTCTATAACGAGGTTGTTGAAAAACTCAAAAAACTTGACCACCCAATAAAGGATATTGAGTTTGCAAAAGAGCTTTTTGATGAGGTGTTTGGTGGTATTTTAATTCCGTTTGAGGGATACCCTCTAAAAGGCGTTCAGATTATGGGCATGCTCGAGGGCAGGGGGCTAAATTTTGATGAGAAGTTTATCGTTGATGCTGTGGAGGGTGTTTTGCCTGCCACAGAGAAGGTTGACCCCCTGATGCCGATAGATTTAAAAGAGGCTTTGGGGCTTACCTCGTATAAAAAGAAAGAGCTGCTTGCTAAGTATTTTTTCTTCAGAGAGGTATTCTCATCAAAAAAAACAACAATTCTATACAGAAACACGATATCAAATAACGAAAAACTACTGCCCAGTAGATTTGTTTATCAGTTGCAGTTTTTATGCAATCAGAATAGCTGGAAGTGTAATAAAAAGGTTATCAATCCTGCATTTAGCTTTTCTGGGGCAGAAGAAGAGATAAAAAATAATCTTAAAGAGACGCTAAAGGATTTTATATTCTCACCGTCTGCTGTAGATACATACCTAAACTGTCCCTATAGATTTTATCTTAAGTATGCCAAAAAAATTGAGGTAAAAGAGGATGCCACAGATGAGATTGATCCTATGGAGATAGGCATTATTGTGCATGAGCTGCTTAAGGATAGCTTTGGGAAGTATGTGGGAAAAGAAGTTGGCAAAAATGAGCTTGAGATTATAAAAAACAGTGCCATTAGCAAGGTTAAGGATATTGAGCGTTTAAACAATAACGCGATTAAAGAAAGAATAAATAAATTAAAAAATCTGTATGGTGGCTTTCAGCTTGAGGCTTTAAAGATTATCTTAAAAAAGAAGCTTGAAGACCTGTTTGAAGAGGAAAAAAAGCAATATAGTTTTTATCTTGTTGGTGTTGAGCAAACAATAAAAGCTACATTTAAAGGCTATAATATAGAAGGAACAATCGATAGACTTCAGAAATACGATAACGGAGTTTACAGGATTATCGATTACAAAACAGGCAATATAAAAAAACCAAAAGTCAAAAAATTAAGCAGAGTTTTAGATGATTTTGATTTTAACGAATACGACAGGCAACAGCTACTTTTGCTTCACGATTCAATAGGCTCAGTGCAGATGCCGTTTTATGGGATTCTGGTTAAAGAAAACTTTAATGATGTTAAAGCTACTGAGGCGTTTTATATAGAGCTTAAAAACTCAGAGAAGCTATTCAACGAGGTTAAACTTGATGGCAATTTAGATTACAAACAACTCATAACATACATCTTAAACCACATAAAAAATTCAGATGAGATATTTCCACTTGCAGGTGAAAACTGCCTTGGCTGCCCTTTCAGGCATATATGTAAATTTTCAGCTGTCTAA
- a CDS encoding SIR2 family NAD-dependent protein deacylase, which yields MEQKMFERLKRVADEIKKAKSVAVLTGAGISKASGIPTFRDKDGLWKKFSFSQFATYQAFRKNPKEVWLWYNYRKKIIKQAKPNPAHEALAELEQRFKENFTLITQNIDNLHYLSGNRNIIELHGNIFKVKCTICDRVYVDDKIYSEEELPPKCKHCGGLLRPFVVWFGENLDRDLLDEAIKSATSDVFLCIGTSGAVQPAASLPKIAHDMGRFVAEFNIDYSGISIYADEVVITEVTESLPQLIKLLDS from the coding sequence ATGGAACAAAAGATGTTTGAAAGGCTAAAAAGGGTAGCAGATGAAATAAAAAAGGCAAAAAGTGTGGCCGTTTTAACAGGAGCCGGCATTTCAAAGGCAAGCGGCATCCCCACTTTTAGAGACAAAGATGGTTTATGGAAAAAGTTTTCGTTCTCTCAGTTTGCAACATATCAGGCGTTTAGAAAAAACCCCAAAGAGGTCTGGTTGTGGTATAACTATAGAAAAAAAATCATAAAACAGGCAAAACCAAACCCAGCACATGAAGCTTTGGCAGAATTGGAACAACGCTTCAAAGAAAACTTTACACTCATCACACAGAACATCGACAATCTGCATTACCTTTCAGGCAACAGAAATATTATTGAACTGCACGGCAATATCTTCAAAGTCAAATGCACAATATGCGATAGAGTTTATGTAGATGATAAAATCTATAGCGAGGAAGAGCTACCGCCAAAATGCAAACACTGCGGCGGGCTTTTGAGGCCTTTTGTTGTGTGGTTTGGTGAAAATTTAGATAGAGACCTGCTTGATGAGGCGATTAAATCGGCCACAAGTGATGTATTTTTATGTATCGGCACAAGCGGGGCTGTGCAACCTGCAGCAAGTCTGCCAAAGATCGCTCACGATATGGGCAGGTTTGTGGCTGAATTTAACATTGATTATTCGGGTATATCCATCTATGCTGATGAGGTTGTTATAACAGAGGTAACTGAGTCGTTGCCACAACTCATAAAACTTTTAGACAGCTGA